CATGCACCGGATTCCAATCGGTCGGAGCCGTCTTCGATAGCGGGCGGGGAGCACTACTGCCGTCGATTGCGAGCTTGACCGAGAAGCTCAACAAGGCTGTCCTCAGAACCGAGACGTCGCGCGCAGTAAACGTGAAGCCCGGCGTACAAATCCAGGTCAAGGGTCTCTACGGCGACGATATGGACCGCCGTTCGGATTCGTGCGGACCGTTCGTCACCGCTTTGGTGCCGGAAAAGGGGCACGTGTATCACGTCAATTTTGCGTTCGATGGCACGCAGAGCTGTTCGCAGAGCATGACGGATATTACGGTCCGCGACCATCCGGTTTCCGTGGGGCGTCCGCTTCATTGCTCACTGCGAGATCTCAGAGCTTCGATGGGCGGTAATCCGCTCCGGGCGAAGCACGAGCAGGCGCTTGCGGCTGCACGGATACACGAGGCGGCTGCAAATTCGGCATTCGACAAGGCGTTGGCGTTGCAGGACGAGGCCGCCGCGCTCGATTCCCTCGGCGAATCCGACGCAGCACTTGCGCGAATCAACGAGGCGTTGCAATTGGCCGATCCCGCCAAAAGCAAGGATTTGATCGCCACGAAAGCCGGCATATTGTTCTCGCTGAACGATCCGCAGCAGGCGCTCTCGATTCTGGCTCCGGAAATGGAAAAGACGCGCGAGTTCGCGGCGCGCAACCCACAACTTGCACGCGTCGGTGTACTGGGTACCTATACCGAAGGATTCGTCACGGCCACTTTCGCGCGTATTCAGTTGCAGCAATGGAAGGCGGCAATCGATACATTGGCCGATGCCGAGGCTCCGCTGGAAGGGCCGAGCTTCTATGCGTACCGTGCGCTGGTCTACCGCTACATCATGGCTCGTGCCCACGATCCCGCGTTGGCGAATCCGCGGCTCGAACGGGACGCGACTTACTACGCCGCGAACGACAAGAACCAATACGGAGTCTTGTTGCGCATATGGCAGGGCGAGGACGCGCTGAAGGCGCTTTCGATCGTCAATGCCGGGTTGTCCGGCGAGGAGCGGCAGGAGGCGGAAGCCGAAGAGCAGTTCTATCTCGGCGCTTATGCGAAGTTCGTCAAAGGCGATGCCGACGCCGCGCGCAGCAGGCTGCGTATCCTCGATGGGATTGCGCCTTACGGCAGTATCGAATGGGTGTACGGCAAACGCGTCCTTCAATAAGGCGCGGTGGACGTAAAGACGGCTTTAAAAAGATGTCGTGCATAATGCGTCGCAAACGCCAACAGGCACTGAGCGGTAGCCGGCATACGCATGGATCGACCAGCGCATAAAAATGATTCGGGGTTAGCTGTTAAAAAACGAGGACCATTAAAAATGAAATTGAAGAAATTGTTCGCGATCGGCGTTTCACTGTCGATTCTGGCCGGTTGTGCGTCGGTACCGATGGGGGATCCGCAGCGCGATGCCGAGCTGAAGACCTTCAACGCTCCGCACGATAAGGCCGCGATTTACGTGTATCGAAACGAGAGCATGGGCGGGGCCGTCAAGATGCCGGTGACGCTCGACGGGAAGATTCTCGGCACGACGGGCGCGAGGACTTACCTGTATAGCGAGGTCGACCCCGGTCACCATCAATTGGTGTCGATGGCTGAAAACGACTCGACGCTGGACGTGGATACGGTCGCAGGGAAGATTTATTACGTATGGCAGGAGGTCAAGATGGGCGTCATGTACGCCCGCAACAAGCTCCAACTCGTCGACGACGTCACCGGACAAACCGGCGTGAAAGAATCGAAGCTGACGGTTCTGAAGTCCGATCAGCCTGATACTGCCAAGTGACCGCGTATTGCTGCTAGTGCTTGCAACCACGCCCGCGCAAGCGGGCGTTCTTCACTGGAGAAGACGTGCGATGACGCATTCACTGGGATCGATTCTGATCATTGTCGGCTTGGCGTCGATCATTCTTTCGCAGATCGGAATCGGGATTCATGTTTTTCTCACCAACCCTGTCAAGGGAATCGTGGGAATGTTCGTGCCGTTCTATCTGTGGGCGTACGCGCGGCGCGAGCGTGCGGGGCGCGTGTTGATTCAATGTTGGTACGCGGGGCTTGCCGCGCTGACTACGGGCGTCGTGCTGGCTTCGTAGACCGGCAACCCTGGCAGGCGTACTCCAGCGCCCGACGGGCATCTCGCGGTAGCGCTCGCGCCGCGCACGTCCCACGCGCGAGCGCCCGCCGCACCACTCCAACCGCGCTTCAGAAAATGAACCCGGTGTTCACGAACTTCGAATGGTGATCCGACACGATCGCGTCGAGCAGCCGCTTGCTGCCGTCGGTCTGCTTCGCGGCGACCATCGAGCGGATCGAGAACGCGCGCAGCGCATCGGTCACCGACAGCGTGCCTTCCGCCGAATCCTTGCGCCCGGCGAACGGGAACACGTCCGGGCCGCGCTGGCACTGGCAGTTGATGTTCACGCGGCACACCTGGTTCACGAGCGGATCGACGAGCGCGCCGATCTGCGCCGGGTCCGCGCCGAAGATGCTGACCTGCTGCCCGTGGTCCGACGTCGTCACGTAGTCGAGCGCGGTCTCGACGTCGTCGAACGGCGCAACCGGAATGATCGGCCCGAACTGCTCCTCGCGATACAGCTTCATCCCTTCCGACACCGGATACACGACGGCCGGATAGAACAGCGTCTTGCTGAACACGCCGCCCGATGCATTCACGACCTGCGCGCCTTTCGCCTTCGCGTCGTCGATCGCGTCGGTCATGTACGCGGTGCGGTGCATGCCCGGCAGCGGCGTGATGCCGACGCCTTTCTCCCACGGCATGCCGATCTTCATCTGCTCGAGCGCCGCGGTGAAGCGCTTCAGGAATTCGTCGACGATCGAGCGATGCACGAGCAGCATCTTCAGCGCCGTGCAACGCTGCCCGTTGAACGACAGCGCGCCGAGCAGGCATTCCTTGACCGTCAGGTCGAGGTCCGCATCGGGCAGCACGATCGCCGCGTTCTTCGCGTCGAGCCCGAGAATCGCGCGCAGCCGGTGCGACTTCGGGTGCTGCTTCTTCAGGTGATCGGCGACCTTGCTCGACCCGATCAGCGCGAGCACGTT
The sequence above is drawn from the Burkholderia ubonensis genome and encodes:
- a CDS encoding DUF2846 domain-containing protein translates to MKLKKLFAIGVSLSILAGCASVPMGDPQRDAELKTFNAPHDKAAIYVYRNESMGGAVKMPVTLDGKILGTTGARTYLYSEVDPGHHQLVSMAENDSTLDVDTVAGKIYYVWQEVKMGVMYARNKLQLVDDVTGQTGVKESKLTVLKSDQPDTAK
- a CDS encoding NADP-dependent glyceraldehyde-3-phosphate dehydrogenase, with protein sequence MPDSAALQQLFPAHQDIPAEFRLAAPIHQRVSLVDGELRAWDGATKTVLSPVCVRQPDGSVEQLDIGSYPVMGEPESDAALDAAVRAYDAGRGEWPTMKVEQRIACMQDFIKRMVAQRELVVNLIMWEIGKSLADSQKEFDRTVTYMLQTIDALKELDNANSRFVIAEGTIGQIRRTPLGVVLCMGPYNYPLNETFATLIPALLMGNTVVFKPPQYGTLLFEPLLEAFRDAFPKGVINTIYAPGAVVVPHMLASGKINVLALIGSSKVADHLKKQHPKSHRLRAILGLDAKNAAIVLPDADLDLTVKECLLGALSFNGQRCTALKMLLVHRSIVDEFLKRFTAALEQMKIGMPWEKGVGITPLPGMHRTAYMTDAIDDAKAKGAQVVNASGGVFSKTLFYPAVVYPVSEGMKLYREEQFGPIIPVAPFDDVETALDYVTTSDHGQQVSIFGADPAQIGALVDPLVNQVCRVNINCQCQRGPDVFPFAGRKDSAEGTLSVTDALRAFSIRSMVAAKQTDGSKRLLDAIVSDHHSKFVNTGFIF